TCCTTCCTCCCGATCCCGGCAAATTTCACCTGATCCGACCGCGCCTGGAGGATCGCCTGCGTTCTTCCCTGGAGCGGCGCGCCACCGTCATCCTGGCGGGACCCGGCTACGGCAAGACCTCCCTGGCCGCTCGCTTCCTGCGGGAGTGGGAAGGGGAGTCGATCTGGTTGTCGCTCGACGCTTCCGACCGCGACGTCTGGCTGGTCTTCCGCTACCTGATCCGCGGCCTGCGCGAGCACGCCCCCGAGTTCGCGGCGCGCACCGAGCAGGTATGGCAGGACCGGCGCGCGCGTCCGGAGGAGGTCGAGAGCCTTTGCGATCTCTTCATCAGCGATGCCGAGGAGTCGCTGGGCGAGAAGTTCCTTATTGTCCTGGACGACGTCCACCACCTCGAGAGTGCCGCGGCTGGCGCACGCATGCTGCGGCGGCTGCTGGCTTATCTTCCCGGAACGCTCCATCTGATCCTCCTGGGGAGATCCTTGCCCGAGGTAGGGCTGAAGACCCTGGCGGCGGAAGGAGCGATCGATCTCGTCCCGGGGGACGAGCTCCTGTTCACCCGCGAGGAGACCCGCGAGCTGCTGACGGGGACTTTTCAGCTGCCGCTGCCGGCGGCGATGGTGGACAAGGTGCACGAGCGCACGCGGGGATGGCCGACCGCGCTGCAGCTCCTGCGCCAGACGGCGCGGCTGAGGCAGCCCAGAGTCGATCTCCCGGACGAGCTGTTCGTCCGCACCGAGACGGAGATCTTCGATTACTTCAGCGAGGAGGTCTTCTCGGCGGAATCCCCCGACGCCCGCGAGCTCCTCCTGGCCAGCTCCCTTCCTTCGGTCCTCGATCCCGAGCTCCTCGTCGAGATCCTTCCGGCGCTGCCGGTGCGCGAGGTCCTCGCCTCGCTCGTCAACCGGAAGCTCTTCCTCTCGCCGCTGGAGAGCGGCACCGAGCTGTATGCCTACGATCCTCTGTTTCGTGACTTCCTGCGGCGCAAGCTGCGCTCGGAGAAGGGCGCGGAGGGGCTGAAAGAGCTGCACGTGCGCTACGGCGAAGCCTTCATCCGGCGCGGCGAGTGGGCCCAGTCGCTGGCGCATTTCCGCGAGGCGGACGAGACGCGGCGGATCGCGGAAGTGCTGCGCCGGCACGGCGAGGCGCTGGTGCGCTCGGGGCAGCTCGACGCGGTCAAGGAGGCGGCGCGCGCCCTGGAGAGCCGCGGCGTGCGCTCGGCGGTGGCGGAGGCGCTGCTCGGCGAGGCGTTGCGGCTCACCGGAGACTACGCGGCCGCGGCGGGACATTTCGAGAGGGCGCTTGCCGGCCCGGAGAAGGCGATCCGCCTCGCGGGACCGTTGCGGGCCTCCGCCCGGCAGGGGCTGGCCTACGCGCTCCTGAAGCTCGGGCAGCGGCAGCGGGCGGCGGAGCAGGCGAAGCAGGCGCTCGCCGAGTGCGGCGAATCGCGTCCCGCCCTGCAGGCGCGCATCCTGAACACCCTTTCCATTCTCCAGTACCGCGAGGAGCAGCACGCCGAGGCGGTCGCCGGGTGGCGCGAAGCGCTGCAGAAGGCGCGGCAGGCGGAAGACGAGCGGCTCATCCGGATGATCGCCCACAACCTCGGCCTGCCGCACGCCGTGTCGGGGGATTTCGCGCGCGCCTCGGAGTGCTTCCGCATCCTGACCGGCGCGGGCGGGAGCCTGGGCCCCGAGGAAGGGGCGGCGTATCTCAACCTGGCGCGCATCGAGGCGCTGCGGGGCGAGTACGAGACCGCCGGCAGGCTCCTCGCCGATGCCCGCGAGATCGCCCACCGCCTGAGGCTCGCCTCGCTGTCGGCCGACGTGTCGGAAGCGGAGGGGACCCTGCGGCGCGAAACGGGAGATCTGGAAGGGGCTCGTGAGAAGTATGCCGAAGCGCGCGCCCGGT
This portion of the Candidatus Polarisedimenticolia bacterium genome encodes:
- a CDS encoding BTAD domain-containing putative transcriptional regulator; the encoded protein is MSAFVPLLGAKLLPPDPGKFHLIRPRLEDRLRSSLERRATVILAGPGYGKTSLAARFLREWEGESIWLSLDASDRDVWLVFRYLIRGLREHAPEFAARTEQVWQDRRARPEEVESLCDLFISDAEESLGEKFLIVLDDVHHLESAAAGARMLRRLLAYLPGTLHLILLGRSLPEVGLKTLAAEGAIDLVPGDELLFTREETRELLTGTFQLPLPAAMVDKVHERTRGWPTALQLLRQTARLRQPRVDLPDELFVRTETEIFDYFSEEVFSAESPDARELLLASSLPSVLDPELLVEILPALPVREVLASLVNRKLFLSPLESGTELYAYDPLFRDFLRRKLRSEKGAEGLKELHVRYGEAFIRRGEWAQSLAHFREADETRRIAEVLRRHGEALVRSGQLDAVKEAARALESRGVRSAVAEALLGEALRLTGDYAAAAGHFERALAGPEKAIRLAGPLRASARQGLAYALLKLGQRQRAAEQAKQALAECGESRPALQARILNTLSILQYREEQHAEAVAGWREALQKARQAEDERLIRMIAHNLGLPHAVSGDFARASECFRILTGAGGSLGPEEGAAYLNLARIEALRGEYETAGRLLADAREIAHRLRLASLSADVSEAEGTLRRETGDLEGAREKYAEARARFTELGLQDVLESLAEEEAILAARAGAFQEAEALSSALVLSHRKADDREGLASALLAQGEILVRSGKNPKACETLVESARIFRALGRAYQECVAEIHLSLAAHRAGRAARARTAALRALRLSDRYGYGAAVGRVAALDAGFGEWLAGLSSAEGVPATRRKGAPAPPAGMAVAENDLTVRLLGPIEVYRDAANKIPARAWKLRRALEIFCYLAGARDRRATKEKIVDALWGDARLSVIEKNFHPTISFLRAALNHGHNVPKNFILFERGAYFLNPAHRYDIDAERFESGIRSARARLREGKSEGALVDYEAALALYRGPFLEEEYGAWTEAPRAHFEGLYLAALAEAARLYRDAGDLSAALACQGRRLEQDPLSEEASIDLMGTLGLAGDRGAVDKEFERLSRALADELGSAPAPGTVRAYQAARAASHAPGKPPAAGAGGRPSRSLST